A single window of Candidatus Binatia bacterium DNA harbors:
- the larC gene encoding nickel pincer cofactor biosynthesis protein LarC — protein MKIAHFEAGSGIAGDMTVAALLDAGAGRGLSIAALREALCALPLTHYEVAADAVEVGGIRALHFRVEIDEAAHSRERLWPEIQDLLEEAQRRGLPDGALSRSLAIFEVLAMAESEVHGVPVERVHFHEVGAVDSIIDIVSAAWCLDRLDIEMCTVSAIPSGSGFVDTEHGSLPVPAPATAKLLQGFDVRMGDGDGELVTPTGAAILAAMARPMHPLMTIEAGGCGAGTKRLRDRPNVLRVFLGAADDVSDESLVQVEADIDDMTPAALAAACEVLRNCGARDVSVLPLQMKKGRLGMRLCVLCDHGSVEKLAAAILLHTTSIGVRYRAVHRNVLVRRIDVVETTSGPVRIKTVARPDGSETAEPEFDDVARAAQKSGKPFADVRAEALAAAKVR, from the coding sequence ATGAAAATCGCGCATTTCGAGGCTGGTTCCGGCATCGCCGGCGACATGACGGTCGCTGCGCTGCTCGACGCCGGGGCCGGCAGGGGACTGTCGATCGCGGCGCTTCGCGAGGCGCTTTGCGCGCTGCCGCTGACGCACTACGAGGTCGCCGCCGACGCAGTCGAGGTCGGCGGCATCCGTGCGCTGCATTTTCGCGTCGAGATCGACGAGGCCGCTCATTCCCGGGAGCGACTGTGGCCCGAGATCCAGGACCTGCTCGAAGAGGCGCAGCGCCGCGGCCTTCCCGACGGTGCGCTGAGCCGCTCGCTGGCGATCTTCGAAGTGCTGGCGATGGCCGAATCCGAAGTGCACGGCGTGCCGGTCGAGCGCGTGCATTTCCACGAAGTCGGAGCGGTCGATTCCATCATCGACATCGTGTCGGCGGCGTGGTGTCTCGATCGTCTCGACATCGAGATGTGCACCGTCTCGGCGATCCCGTCCGGCAGCGGGTTCGTCGACACCGAGCACGGAAGCCTCCCCGTCCCTGCGCCTGCAACCGCGAAACTGCTGCAGGGATTCGACGTGCGCATGGGCGACGGCGACGGAGAGCTCGTCACGCCCACCGGCGCGGCGATCCTGGCCGCGATGGCGCGGCCGATGCATCCGCTGATGACGATCGAGGCCGGCGGCTGCGGCGCTGGCACGAAGCGGCTTCGCGACCGGCCCAACGTCCTGCGCGTATTCCTCGGCGCGGCCGACGACGTGAGCGACGAAAGCCTCGTGCAGGTCGAAGCCGACATCGACGACATGACGCCGGCTGCGCTGGCGGCCGCATGCGAAGTGCTGCGAAACTGCGGCGCGCGCGACGTCAGCGTGCTGCCGCTGCAGATGAAGAAGGGCCGGCTCGGGATGCGCCTCTGCGTTCTTTGCGATCACGGCTCCGTCGAGAAGCTCGCGGCTGCGATCCTGCTGCATACGACGTCGATCGGCGTGCGCTACCGCGCCGTGCATCGCAACGTGCTCGTGCGCCGGATCGACGTCGTCGAGACGACGAGCGGTCCCGTTCGCATCAAGACCGTTGCACGGCCCGACGGATCGGAAACTGCCGAGCCGGAATTCGACGACGTTGCGCGTGCCGCGCAAAAAAGCGGAAAGCCCTTTGCCGACGTGCGGGCCGAAGCGCTCGCCGCTGCCAAAGTGCGCTAG